A single window of Agelaius phoeniceus isolate bAgePho1 chromosome 16, bAgePho1.hap1, whole genome shotgun sequence DNA harbors:
- the NAGPA gene encoding N-acetylglucosamine-1-phosphodiester alpha-N-acetylglucosaminidase isoform X2, with amino-acid sequence MAACGPAGAAAGGPGRAGVGAGPAPGRGSGRAGVGTVLVAALAVLGSLQVTRGAGSGPGEPSLQPYPPGQHGPRHGHRHVRDCQPVKYGNVTHEAWPGDNSTAGPVAVTRTFVSYIHPEGSDRKVIYGHFTFVRNPLSTFSVLEPGGAGGCRAQRRAPVEETAKLRKCLVAQNGGYFNMETGECLGNVVSDGRLVRDSGGLQNAQFGIRKDGTMVFGYLSEEDVLDQSNPFVQLVSGVVWLLRDGELYINQSRAAECGDIQSTGTFDRFINVISARTAVGHDRQGRLVLVHVDGQTESRGVSLWEMAEFLKQQGVINAINLDGGGSATLVLNGTLANYPSEHCSFDSMWRCPRSISTVVCVHEPGCDPPDCSGHGLCVAGRCRCDSPFWAGPACDTLDCGPANCSLRGVCSAACAPGSFGQSCSQQCRCQHGGSCDPVHGACSCPAGFYGTSCEHECPPGWFGPSCQSRCACDHSCPCDPETGSCNISHRGALQEHLHRAGQCLASLEKEKSKDKFSLSESSWLSLSSALALLLVLSALGNVGLVLQGRRQQQQQRDYRYLPLRDINGDTPHSPTSAAWEHEDTQEPEDTQDPNQEFL; translated from the exons ATGGCGGCGTGTGGGCCGGCGGGGGCCGCGGCTGGCGGTCCCGGCCGGGCGGGGGTcggggcgggcccggccccgggaCGGGGATCGGGGCGAGCGGGGGTCGGGACGGTCCTGGTGGCCGCGTTGGCGGTGCTCGGCTCGCTGCAGGTGACCCGCGGCGCCGG GAGCGGCCCCGGCGAGCCCTCGCTGCAGCCGTACCCGCCCGGGCAGCACGGCCCTCGGCACGGCCACCGGCACGTCAGGGACTGCCAGCCCGTCAAGTACGGAAATGTCACCCACGAAGCGTGGCCCGGCGACAACAGCACGGCCGGGCCGGTGGCTGTCACCAGGACGTTTGTCTCGTACATCCACCCGGAGGGCAGCGACCGCAAGGTGATCTACGGGCACTTCACCTTCGTGAGGAACCCCCTGAGCACCTTCTCCGTGCTGGAGCCGGGCGGCGCCGGCGGCTGCCGGGCTCAGCGCAGAGCCCCCGTGGAGGAGACTGCAAAGCTCAGGAAGTGTCTGGTGGCCCAGAACGGCGGCTACTTCAACATGGAAACCGGAGAGTGCCTCGGGAATGTTGTGAGCGATGGGAGGCTGGTGAGAGACTCGGGAGGCCTACAAAACGCTCAGTTTGGCATCCGGAAAGATGGCACCATGGTGTTCGG CTACCTGTCCGAGGAGGATGTCCTGGACCAGTCCAACCCCTTTGTGCAGCTGGTGAGCGGCGTGGTTTGGCTGCTGAGGGATGGAGAGCTGTACATCaaccagagcagggcagctgaGTGTGGGGACATCCAGAGCACAG gaacctTTGACAGGTTCATCAATGTGATCTCAGCCAGGACTGCAGTGGGACACGACCGTCAGGGCCGGCTGGTCTTGGTTCatgtggatggacagacagagtCCAGAGG GGTCAGCCTGTGGGAAATGGCAGAGTTCCTGAAGCAGCAGGGAGTGATCAACGCTATCAACCTGGATGGTGGAGGCTCTGCCACGCTGGTCCTGAACGGGACCCTGGCCAACTACCCCTCTGAGCACTG ctccttTGACAGCATGTGGCGCTGTCCCCGGAGCATCTCCACCGTGGTGTGCGTGCACGAGCCGGGCTGTGACCCGCCCGACTGCAGCGGCCACGGGCTCTGCgtggccgggcgctgccgctgcGACAGCCCCTTCTGGGCGGGACCCGCCTGTGACACCTTGGACTGCGGCCCTGCCAACTGCAGCCTGCGCGGCGTCTGCAGCGCCG CGTGTGCTCCTGGCTCCTTCGGGCAgtcctgcagccagcagtgccGCTGCCAGCACGGCGGCTCCTGTGACCCCGTGCACGGCGCCTGTTCCTGCCCTGCCGGCTTCTACGGCACCAGCTGTGAGCATG agtgtcccccgGGCTGGTTTGGGCCGAGCTGCCAGAGCCGCTGTGCGTGTGACCACTCgtgtccctgtgaccccgagaCGGGCAGCTGCAACATCAGCCACCGCggggcactgcaggagcacttACACAGAG ctggACAGTGTTTGGCTTCcctggaaaaggagaagagcaaAGACAAGTTCTCTCTGTCGGA GAGCTCGTGgctctccctgagctctgccctggccctgctgctggtgctgagtGCCCTGGGGAACgtggggctggtgctgcaggggcggcggcagcagcagcagcagcgggacTATCGCTACCTCCCCCTGAGGGACATCAACGGGGAcacccctcacagccccacctctgctgcctgggagcaCGAGGACACTCAGGAGCCTGAGGACACTCAGGACCCAAACCAAGAGTTCCTTTAG
- the NAGPA gene encoding N-acetylglucosamine-1-phosphodiester alpha-N-acetylglucosaminidase isoform X3 — protein MAACGPAGAAAGGPGRAGVGAGPAPGRGSGRAGVGTVLVAALAVLGSLQVTRGAGSGPGEPSLQPYPPGQHGPRHGHRHVRDCQPVKYGNVTHEAWPGDNSTAGPVAVTRTFVSYIHPEGSDRKVIYGHFTFVRNPLSTFSVLEPGGAGGCRAQRRAPVEETAKLRKCLVAQNGGYFNMETGECLGNVVSDGRLVRDSGGLQNAQFGIRKDGTMVFGYLSEEDVLDQSNPFVQLVSGVVWLLRDGELYINQSRAAECGDIQSTGTFDRFINVISARTAVGHDRQGRLVLVHVDGQTESRGVSLWEMAEFLKQQGVINAINLDGGGSATLVLNGTLANYPSEHCSFDSMWRCPRSISTVVCVHEPGCDPPDCSGHGLCVAGRCRCDSPFWAGPACDTLDCGPANCSLRGVCSAAGCLCDAGWTGSNCTEACAPGSFGQSCSQQCRCQHGGSCDPVHGACSCPAGFYGTSCEHAGQCLASLEKEKSKDKFSLSESSWLSLSSALALLLVLSALGNVGLVLQGRRQQQQQRDYRYLPLRDINGDTPHSPTSAAWEHEDTQEPEDTQDPNQEFL, from the exons ATGGCGGCGTGTGGGCCGGCGGGGGCCGCGGCTGGCGGTCCCGGCCGGGCGGGGGTcggggcgggcccggccccgggaCGGGGATCGGGGCGAGCGGGGGTCGGGACGGTCCTGGTGGCCGCGTTGGCGGTGCTCGGCTCGCTGCAGGTGACCCGCGGCGCCGG GAGCGGCCCCGGCGAGCCCTCGCTGCAGCCGTACCCGCCCGGGCAGCACGGCCCTCGGCACGGCCACCGGCACGTCAGGGACTGCCAGCCCGTCAAGTACGGAAATGTCACCCACGAAGCGTGGCCCGGCGACAACAGCACGGCCGGGCCGGTGGCTGTCACCAGGACGTTTGTCTCGTACATCCACCCGGAGGGCAGCGACCGCAAGGTGATCTACGGGCACTTCACCTTCGTGAGGAACCCCCTGAGCACCTTCTCCGTGCTGGAGCCGGGCGGCGCCGGCGGCTGCCGGGCTCAGCGCAGAGCCCCCGTGGAGGAGACTGCAAAGCTCAGGAAGTGTCTGGTGGCCCAGAACGGCGGCTACTTCAACATGGAAACCGGAGAGTGCCTCGGGAATGTTGTGAGCGATGGGAGGCTGGTGAGAGACTCGGGAGGCCTACAAAACGCTCAGTTTGGCATCCGGAAAGATGGCACCATGGTGTTCGG CTACCTGTCCGAGGAGGATGTCCTGGACCAGTCCAACCCCTTTGTGCAGCTGGTGAGCGGCGTGGTTTGGCTGCTGAGGGATGGAGAGCTGTACATCaaccagagcagggcagctgaGTGTGGGGACATCCAGAGCACAG gaacctTTGACAGGTTCATCAATGTGATCTCAGCCAGGACTGCAGTGGGACACGACCGTCAGGGCCGGCTGGTCTTGGTTCatgtggatggacagacagagtCCAGAGG GGTCAGCCTGTGGGAAATGGCAGAGTTCCTGAAGCAGCAGGGAGTGATCAACGCTATCAACCTGGATGGTGGAGGCTCTGCCACGCTGGTCCTGAACGGGACCCTGGCCAACTACCCCTCTGAGCACTG ctccttTGACAGCATGTGGCGCTGTCCCCGGAGCATCTCCACCGTGGTGTGCGTGCACGAGCCGGGCTGTGACCCGCCCGACTGCAGCGGCCACGGGCTCTGCgtggccgggcgctgccgctgcGACAGCCCCTTCTGGGCGGGACCCGCCTGTGACACCTTGGACTGCGGCCCTGCCAACTGCAGCCTGCGCGGCGTCTGCAGCGCCG CTGGGTGCCTGTGTGACGCCGGCTGGACTGGCAGCAACTGCACCGAAG CGTGTGCTCCTGGCTCCTTCGGGCAgtcctgcagccagcagtgccGCTGCCAGCACGGCGGCTCCTGTGACCCCGTGCACGGCGCCTGTTCCTGCCCTGCCGGCTTCTACGGCACCAGCTGTGAGCATG ctggACAGTGTTTGGCTTCcctggaaaaggagaagagcaaAGACAAGTTCTCTCTGTCGGA GAGCTCGTGgctctccctgagctctgccctggccctgctgctggtgctgagtGCCCTGGGGAACgtggggctggtgctgcaggggcggcggcagcagcagcagcagcgggacTATCGCTACCTCCCCCTGAGGGACATCAACGGGGAcacccctcacagccccacctctgctgcctgggagcaCGAGGACACTCAGGAGCCTGAGGACACTCAGGACCCAAACCAAGAGTTCCTTTAG
- the NAGPA gene encoding N-acetylglucosamine-1-phosphodiester alpha-N-acetylglucosaminidase isoform X1 — protein sequence MAACGPAGAAAGGPGRAGVGAGPAPGRGSGRAGVGTVLVAALAVLGSLQVTRGAGSGPGEPSLQPYPPGQHGPRHGHRHVRDCQPVKYGNVTHEAWPGDNSTAGPVAVTRTFVSYIHPEGSDRKVIYGHFTFVRNPLSTFSVLEPGGAGGCRAQRRAPVEETAKLRKCLVAQNGGYFNMETGECLGNVVSDGRLVRDSGGLQNAQFGIRKDGTMVFGYLSEEDVLDQSNPFVQLVSGVVWLLRDGELYINQSRAAECGDIQSTGTFDRFINVISARTAVGHDRQGRLVLVHVDGQTESRGVSLWEMAEFLKQQGVINAINLDGGGSATLVLNGTLANYPSEHCSFDSMWRCPRSISTVVCVHEPGCDPPDCSGHGLCVAGRCRCDSPFWAGPACDTLDCGPANCSLRGVCSAAGCLCDAGWTGSNCTEACAPGSFGQSCSQQCRCQHGGSCDPVHGACSCPAGFYGTSCEHECPPGWFGPSCQSRCACDHSCPCDPETGSCNISHRGALQEHLHRAGQCLASLEKEKSKDKFSLSESSWLSLSSALALLLVLSALGNVGLVLQGRRQQQQQRDYRYLPLRDINGDTPHSPTSAAWEHEDTQEPEDTQDPNQEFL from the exons ATGGCGGCGTGTGGGCCGGCGGGGGCCGCGGCTGGCGGTCCCGGCCGGGCGGGGGTcggggcgggcccggccccgggaCGGGGATCGGGGCGAGCGGGGGTCGGGACGGTCCTGGTGGCCGCGTTGGCGGTGCTCGGCTCGCTGCAGGTGACCCGCGGCGCCGG GAGCGGCCCCGGCGAGCCCTCGCTGCAGCCGTACCCGCCCGGGCAGCACGGCCCTCGGCACGGCCACCGGCACGTCAGGGACTGCCAGCCCGTCAAGTACGGAAATGTCACCCACGAAGCGTGGCCCGGCGACAACAGCACGGCCGGGCCGGTGGCTGTCACCAGGACGTTTGTCTCGTACATCCACCCGGAGGGCAGCGACCGCAAGGTGATCTACGGGCACTTCACCTTCGTGAGGAACCCCCTGAGCACCTTCTCCGTGCTGGAGCCGGGCGGCGCCGGCGGCTGCCGGGCTCAGCGCAGAGCCCCCGTGGAGGAGACTGCAAAGCTCAGGAAGTGTCTGGTGGCCCAGAACGGCGGCTACTTCAACATGGAAACCGGAGAGTGCCTCGGGAATGTTGTGAGCGATGGGAGGCTGGTGAGAGACTCGGGAGGCCTACAAAACGCTCAGTTTGGCATCCGGAAAGATGGCACCATGGTGTTCGG CTACCTGTCCGAGGAGGATGTCCTGGACCAGTCCAACCCCTTTGTGCAGCTGGTGAGCGGCGTGGTTTGGCTGCTGAGGGATGGAGAGCTGTACATCaaccagagcagggcagctgaGTGTGGGGACATCCAGAGCACAG gaacctTTGACAGGTTCATCAATGTGATCTCAGCCAGGACTGCAGTGGGACACGACCGTCAGGGCCGGCTGGTCTTGGTTCatgtggatggacagacagagtCCAGAGG GGTCAGCCTGTGGGAAATGGCAGAGTTCCTGAAGCAGCAGGGAGTGATCAACGCTATCAACCTGGATGGTGGAGGCTCTGCCACGCTGGTCCTGAACGGGACCCTGGCCAACTACCCCTCTGAGCACTG ctccttTGACAGCATGTGGCGCTGTCCCCGGAGCATCTCCACCGTGGTGTGCGTGCACGAGCCGGGCTGTGACCCGCCCGACTGCAGCGGCCACGGGCTCTGCgtggccgggcgctgccgctgcGACAGCCCCTTCTGGGCGGGACCCGCCTGTGACACCTTGGACTGCGGCCCTGCCAACTGCAGCCTGCGCGGCGTCTGCAGCGCCG CTGGGTGCCTGTGTGACGCCGGCTGGACTGGCAGCAACTGCACCGAAG CGTGTGCTCCTGGCTCCTTCGGGCAgtcctgcagccagcagtgccGCTGCCAGCACGGCGGCTCCTGTGACCCCGTGCACGGCGCCTGTTCCTGCCCTGCCGGCTTCTACGGCACCAGCTGTGAGCATG agtgtcccccgGGCTGGTTTGGGCCGAGCTGCCAGAGCCGCTGTGCGTGTGACCACTCgtgtccctgtgaccccgagaCGGGCAGCTGCAACATCAGCCACCGCggggcactgcaggagcacttACACAGAG ctggACAGTGTTTGGCTTCcctggaaaaggagaagagcaaAGACAAGTTCTCTCTGTCGGA GAGCTCGTGgctctccctgagctctgccctggccctgctgctggtgctgagtGCCCTGGGGAACgtggggctggtgctgcaggggcggcggcagcagcagcagcagcgggacTATCGCTACCTCCCCCTGAGGGACATCAACGGGGAcacccctcacagccccacctctgctgcctgggagcaCGAGGACACTCAGGAGCCTGAGGACACTCAGGACCCAAACCAAGAGTTCCTTTAG
- the NAGPA gene encoding N-acetylglucosamine-1-phosphodiester alpha-N-acetylglucosaminidase isoform X4 has protein sequence MAACGPAGAAAGGPGRAGVGAGPAPGRGSGRAGVGTVLVAALAVLGSLQVTRGAGSGPGEPSLQPYPPGQHGPRHGHRHVRDCQPVKYGNVTHEAWPGDNSTAGPVAVTRTFVSYIHPEGSDRKVIYGHFTFVRNPLSTFSVLEPGGAGGCRAQRRAPVEETAKLRKCLVAQNGGYFNMETGECLGNVVSDGRLVRDSGGLQNAQFGIRKDGTMVFGYLSEEDVLDQSNPFVQLVSGVVWLLRDGELYINQSRAAECGDIQSTGTFDRFINVISARTAVGHDRQGRLVLVHVDGQTESRGVSLWEMAEFLKQQGVINAINLDGGGSATLVLNGTLANYPSEHCSFDSMWRCPRSISTVVCVHEPGCDPPDCSGHGLCVAGRCRCDSPFWAGPACDTLDCGPANCSLRGVCSAAGCLCDAGWTGSNCTEACAPGSFGQSCSQQCRCQHGGSCDPVHGACSCPAGFYGTSCEHECPPGWFGPSCQSRCACDHSCPCDPETGSCNISHRGALQEHLHRAGQCLASLEKEKSKDKFSLSDYAEMPETEVSFVWEKHESLWNN, from the exons ATGGCGGCGTGTGGGCCGGCGGGGGCCGCGGCTGGCGGTCCCGGCCGGGCGGGGGTcggggcgggcccggccccgggaCGGGGATCGGGGCGAGCGGGGGTCGGGACGGTCCTGGTGGCCGCGTTGGCGGTGCTCGGCTCGCTGCAGGTGACCCGCGGCGCCGG GAGCGGCCCCGGCGAGCCCTCGCTGCAGCCGTACCCGCCCGGGCAGCACGGCCCTCGGCACGGCCACCGGCACGTCAGGGACTGCCAGCCCGTCAAGTACGGAAATGTCACCCACGAAGCGTGGCCCGGCGACAACAGCACGGCCGGGCCGGTGGCTGTCACCAGGACGTTTGTCTCGTACATCCACCCGGAGGGCAGCGACCGCAAGGTGATCTACGGGCACTTCACCTTCGTGAGGAACCCCCTGAGCACCTTCTCCGTGCTGGAGCCGGGCGGCGCCGGCGGCTGCCGGGCTCAGCGCAGAGCCCCCGTGGAGGAGACTGCAAAGCTCAGGAAGTGTCTGGTGGCCCAGAACGGCGGCTACTTCAACATGGAAACCGGAGAGTGCCTCGGGAATGTTGTGAGCGATGGGAGGCTGGTGAGAGACTCGGGAGGCCTACAAAACGCTCAGTTTGGCATCCGGAAAGATGGCACCATGGTGTTCGG CTACCTGTCCGAGGAGGATGTCCTGGACCAGTCCAACCCCTTTGTGCAGCTGGTGAGCGGCGTGGTTTGGCTGCTGAGGGATGGAGAGCTGTACATCaaccagagcagggcagctgaGTGTGGGGACATCCAGAGCACAG gaacctTTGACAGGTTCATCAATGTGATCTCAGCCAGGACTGCAGTGGGACACGACCGTCAGGGCCGGCTGGTCTTGGTTCatgtggatggacagacagagtCCAGAGG GGTCAGCCTGTGGGAAATGGCAGAGTTCCTGAAGCAGCAGGGAGTGATCAACGCTATCAACCTGGATGGTGGAGGCTCTGCCACGCTGGTCCTGAACGGGACCCTGGCCAACTACCCCTCTGAGCACTG ctccttTGACAGCATGTGGCGCTGTCCCCGGAGCATCTCCACCGTGGTGTGCGTGCACGAGCCGGGCTGTGACCCGCCCGACTGCAGCGGCCACGGGCTCTGCgtggccgggcgctgccgctgcGACAGCCCCTTCTGGGCGGGACCCGCCTGTGACACCTTGGACTGCGGCCCTGCCAACTGCAGCCTGCGCGGCGTCTGCAGCGCCG CTGGGTGCCTGTGTGACGCCGGCTGGACTGGCAGCAACTGCACCGAAG CGTGTGCTCCTGGCTCCTTCGGGCAgtcctgcagccagcagtgccGCTGCCAGCACGGCGGCTCCTGTGACCCCGTGCACGGCGCCTGTTCCTGCCCTGCCGGCTTCTACGGCACCAGCTGTGAGCATG agtgtcccccgGGCTGGTTTGGGCCGAGCTGCCAGAGCCGCTGTGCGTGTGACCACTCgtgtccctgtgaccccgagaCGGGCAGCTGCAACATCAGCCACCGCggggcactgcaggagcacttACACAGAG ctggACAGTGTTTGGCTTCcctggaaaaggagaagagcaaAGACAAGTTCTCTCTGTCGGA